AACGTACCGATGTTACCGCCAAAATCGCAAAAATTGACGGTATGAGGCAGAATGTTTTTGCACAGGAAAAAGAACGCCAGACCAAAATAAATACCCTGAACACCTTACAGGCTAAAAGAATCAAACGCGAGGGCGAACTTGCGAACGATACGAGCGGGATTACAAACCTGCTTAATGAGAAAGCGGAGATTGAAAAAGACGTTGCAAATAAAAAACAGGCCGTCGCTTCTGCCGAAAGCAAGGCAAAAATTCAGCAGGCGGTCTTAACAGGCAGACAGGGCGAGCTTGTTAGATTTACGCAGAACAGAGCAGATATTCTTGAAGAAATGAAACGCGTTGCCGCCGCCGATTTGGGCGTAAAAGCGGAACCGGAATCTGATACTTGTCCATTTTGCGAACAGAAATTACCGGCAAAAAAACTTGCCGCAGCGAAAAAGAAAATTCAGGACGCTATTTCAGCGGCAGAGGCACGCAAACAATCGCAACTTGATGGTATAATGAGACGCGGGAACGAAGCCAAAAAAACAATCGACCTTATTCAGCAGAGTGTTGAAACGCTTACAGCAGAACTTACAGCGTCAAATACAGCACTGCAAATAGCACAGGTCGCATTGACTACTGCCGAATCAGTCAAAGCAAAGCGTTTTGCCGAAATTGACGAACTGATTAAGGGTAACCCGAAACCAAAACTTGAAGATGATAAAATATGGGAAGATATTATCCGCTCAATCGTAAAGATTGAAGCTGAAATCGGCGAGCCTGTCAGCGAACAGTTACAGGCTCTTGATAATCGCCGAACACTGTTAAATAACGAGCTTGCAGAGGTCAACAAAGCCCTTGCTGACGCTGATAACGCAAAGAAAGCAAAAGCCCGAATAATCGAACTTGGCGAGCAAGAAAAGAAACTGGCTCAACAGCTTGCCGACATCGAGCGACTGCTTGCGATGATAGGCGATTACACGCAAAAGGAATCCGAGCTAATCGAAAATTCCGTCAATGGAATGTTCAAACACGTCAAATTCAAAATGTTCGAAACGTGTCTTAATGGCAATATCGAGCCTGCCTGCGAAGCGACTTTTAATGGCGTACCTTACAGCGGGTTATCAACAGGGCAGCAAATCTTCATCGGTATCGACATTATTAATGTTTTAGCAGAACACTATAAAATAAATGCACCTCTTTTTGTGGATAGGGCGGAGAGTTTTACGATGCCTATGGAAGCTACTTGCCAAACCATACAACTAAAAGCCGTAAAAGGTCTTAAAAAATTAACTATTGAACTGGACAGGGTTTTGGAATCGGCAAAATGAAAACTATACCACTAACACAGAATAAATTTGCATTGGTTGACGACGCTGATTACGCCGAACTATCAAAACACAAATGGCACGTCCGTAAAATAAGAAATAAATTTTATGCTGTTCGTGCGATTTGGAACCCAAAAGGCGTTATTAGTTTTTCTATGCACCGTGAAATTTTAGGTTTAAAAAAGGGCGATAGAAAACTGGTTGACCATAGAGACGACAATGGACTAAACAATCAAAGAAGCAATATAAGGACGTGTTCTGTTTCTCAAAACGCTATGAATAAATTATCAAATGCGGGTTCATCGAGCAAATACAAAGGTGTGTGTTGGGATAAATGGAGCAAAAAATGGAGAGCAAGTATTATGATAGCAGGGAAAGGGGTTTTTCTTGGAAATTTCAAAACAGAACTTGAAGCTGCAAAAACTTATGACGATGCGGCAAGAGAACATTTTGGGGAATTTGCAAAAACAAATTTCTCAATCGAGAACTTCACGCCAAAGTCGGCGTTAAAAAATTAGTTATAACAAAGAAAGGAATTTTAGAAAATGTCAACGCCTAACGAATTAGCGAAAACAACAGAACAGCCGAAAAGTCAACTCGAAACCATAAAGAGCGGCCTGATGTCGCAAGGTGCAATCAGCCTCTTTAAGGACAATTTGCCAAACGCTATGGGTAAGCAGGCAGAGGAAATGGCAAAGCGGTTTGCGAAAATGACCTATACGGCTATATGCCAGAATCCGACATTACAGGGCTGTACAGTCAACAGTATTGTTAAGGCCGCAAGTATAGCCGCCAGCCTTGACCTGGACATCGACACAAGAGGACTGGCTTATCTTGTGCCGTTCAGAAACAATAAAGCCAATACAACAGAGGCACAATTCCAAATAGGCTATATGGGCTTGATTGAGCTTGCCTATCGCAGCGGCAAAGTCAAGGCAATATCGGCTCACTGTATTTACGAGAGCGAAAAAGACGCTGTAAAAATCAGCCGTATTGACGGCCAGTTTTCAGTCGAACACCCATTTAGTTATACGCCGCCAACAGGGAAAATGATTGCTGTTTATGCGACGGCAGAGATTGACGGCCTCGGCTCACAGACAACGGTTTTAAGAGCCGATGAAGTCGAGAAGTTTAGAAAAATATCGAAAGCTCCTAATTCTCCGGCGTGGGCAAATCACTATGAGGCGATGTGCAAAAAGACTGCTATTCGTCAACTTGCAAAATTCCTGCCAAAGTCAATCCTTGAGGACTTCTCACGCGGAGCAGCTATTGATGAAAAAGAAACCTTTGTCGAGGCAGAAGCGGCGGCAGTCGAACATATCGACCAATCAGCCGGCAGTAAGCCGATTGACGCTGCCTTTGAGGAAAACACTGGCACAGAGAATACAGAGCAATCAAAGCAACCACAAGAGCCACAGGACGACACTCCGCCGCAAAAAATGGCCTATTATTGTTCGGCCTGCGACATTGAATTTGCAACCCCGAAACTTAAAAAATGTCCAAACTGTGGTGCAACGACTTACGTTAAACAGTATTAGGATTATGAAACGTGCGATTTGAAAACCAATAACAAGAAAGGATTAGTTATGAATACACAAGTAAAAGAAAAAATTGAGTCGTTATTACTTTCAACACAACGACAGGGTATTACCAAATTAGTAGATTATCTTCGTGATAGTGATTTTTTTGTCGCTCCGGCTTCTTCAAGATTCCACGGTTGCTATGAGGGCGGACTGGCAGAACACTCTCTTGCTGTTTATGTGATAATGGTTGATTTTCTTGAGAAAATAAATCTCGCTGAAATATCTGCGCCGGGACAGCAATCTTTATCGTGCGATTCTAACAGTATCAGTATCGCTTGCCTGCTTCACGATGTTTGTAAAATAGGGGCATACCTGCCCAACGACAAGGGCGGATATAAAACAAACAGGGAACACCCCAAGGGACACGCCACTTTAAGCATTGAACGCATCAAACAGTATATCGAATTAACTCCTGCCGAAGAAATGATGATAAGATACCATATGGGCGTTTATGGTTGCAACGAATTTTATAAGCCCGACGATTCGCAATCTGGCGAATATCCGCTAAGGGGAGATAATACAAAGTCTAAAGAAGAACGATATGGTAACTCTCTTGCGAATGCGTGGTATCACAACCCTATTTGCAAACTACTGTATTTTTGCGATGAATTAGCAACCCTGCGAGACAAAGCGACTAAATAATCCTATGAAATTTGAACAAAAATAGACTTGACAGTCTCCAGTAAGGGATTATAGTGATGATATGCGATGCAGTAAAAAACAATCTTCTAAAGCTATCCAGAGGCAATTCGGGCTTGCGCCTAAACTGCATCGCAACTCTGGATGGCTTTTCTATTGGAGATAACAAAATGAAAGAATTATGGCGAGACATAAAAGGATTTGAGGGTGCATATCAAATTTCAAACAGGGGGAGGTTAAAGAGTTTTAAATTTATTAAGTTAGGGCGTATCCTATCAAACAAAAACGGCAAGGGCGGGTATTTGTCGGTAGTTCTACAATGCAACGGGAAAATAAGATGTACCCGCCTTCACCGCCTTGTAGCCGAAGCATTTATCCCTAATTCCAAAAACAAGGATGAGGTCAATCATATAGACGGCAACAAACAAAATAATTACGTTGAAAATCTTGAATGGGTTACTAAATCGGAGAATGTCCTGCACGCAATAAAAAGAAATCCAAACATTATCGCAGGAATAAATCATTACAATCAATCTATTCGCCCTAAACCAATATGGCAATTCACTCTTGATGGGGAATTTATAGCAAAACATACCAATTCCGCAGAGGCTCAAAAAGCAACGGGAGTGTGCTACAGAAACATTTTACAGGTCGCATCTCAAGATGAATACAAACCAGGATTAACCAGAAAGCAGGCCGGTGGGTTTGTCTGGAAATACAGTAAGAAACCAAAGGTGGCTATATGATGGTAATTCAGCACGCCAGCAGTAGTAATGCAAATTTTTATGAAATTAAAGCAAGCAACGGGCGAAGACTGCTGATTGAACTTGGCTTGAAATGGAAACAAACACAAAAGGTACTGTCTTATAATCTGAAAGAGGTGGCCGGAGCGATAGTGTCGCACGGCCATCTTTGACCACAGTAAAAGCATTAAGGACGCTATGAAAGCAGGAATCGACATCTATGCGAGCAAGGAAACGTTTGAATCACAAGGCTTGTTAAATGACCGCAGAGCGAAAGTTGTTGAAGATAAAACGCTTGTAAGGCTGGATACTTTTCAGATTCTATGCTTTAGCGTAGAACACGACTGCCCTGGTTGCCTTGGATTTGTAGTTAGAGAAAGGCAGACCGGAGAATACTTACTTTTCGCAACCGACACGGCCTTTTTATTGCAACGCTTCATATATCCTTTTTCAATCATAATGTTGGAATGCAGTTATTCAAAAGACATTCTCGAAAAACGAGTAGTCGACAAAACCATTGATGAATCGCTTGCAAAAAGACTTCTCACAAGTCATTTAGAAAAGAGCCAAACAATGCGATATATCAGCGACTTTTGCGATTTATCAAAATGTCGAGAAATACACCTTTTGCATTTATCAGCCGAAAATATCGACAAACAGCAAACAATAAATGATTTTGAAAGTAAATTTTTTATTAAGCCAATAACAGTTTAAGAAGGATTTTCAGTATGCCAACGGACGGCTCAATAACATTTTACGGAACAACAATACAGGGTATAGCAACAGCCTTATGGAAGTCGATATATAAGGCTTGCGAAACTTTCCACCGCTTCAAAATCGAAATCAGTGATGCCTCTGAATTTGCCGAAATTTCTTATCAGCAGATACGTTGGTGGAAAGGCGTATTGCTTCCCGCTTTGGCGAAAGATACCGGCGATTGCGAACACGTATGGGAAACACGCCTTAAATTAGCCGTCCTGCCCGATGAATTTCAACCGGAAATAGTAACCGTACAGGGCACGTCCTATACATTTATTCCGTCAATTACCACCTTGTCAATGAAGAAACTCAATACCCTGATTACTGGAAGCGTTGATAAACTCCACGAATGGGGCGACAACGGCGAAGATGAAGAAAATAGATTTGCTTGGGTAGAACTGCCAGACGCAGCGAAACGAAAAACTAAAAAGGAATCCGCAAAATGATTGAAAGTGATATTACAGACATTGAGTTAGCCAGACAGACCTTTGAGTCAATGTTCGGGCTGTCAAGAGAGCAATCAATCAGAATGGTTAAGGACGTTGCAGAATTGACTACGCAGGAAGTTATAGAGTTGTACGGCGTTTATATACCGGACGAGCAGTGAGTATTGAATTTTCCGAACACGGCAGCCGGATTTTTACAGGCAAAGCTAAGCCTGATTTTGAGTTTAAGTTTGTAAATAAAGACAACGTTGAAACAGCGAAAAATGAGCTTGAAAAAATAGGAATAAATATACAGGAACAGGAATAAATGAAAAAAGATAAGCCAGAACATTTCAGTTTTACACCCTACAAGTTCACCGGCGACTCTGATTTTCAGGTTATGACTGATGCCGAAAGAGGCTGTTTTGTAACCATAATTTTTTATCTATACCAAAACGCGGCGATATGCAATCTCGATTTGGCCGGATTAAAACATCTTTGTAACTCGAAAGATTTTGAAAATATCTGGAAAAAAATTGAAAAGAAATTTTCAAAAACCAAGCGAGGATTTACACATAAAAAAGTGGCAGAAGAATACAAAGCCGCAAAAAAACGTATGCAAACCGCCAGAAATAAAGGAGTTAAGGGAATGGCATCCCGATACTCTGGTAATAGTACAGCTAATAGTTCAGCTATAACTAAGTTAAGTAAAGTAAAGATAAGTAATAATAATATATATACACATACACCGGCAACGGGAAAATTCACCTTGACTGAATGTAAAGACGCGGCGGTACTGGTAGGGCTTACACCGGAACAGGCAGAAGTATTTTTTAATCACTATAATTCACAAGGCTGGCTCAAAGGGAACAATCTTCCCATAACAAACCTGCCGAGCCAATTATCAAACTGGAAGCAAAATAATTATAAATTTGAGGGTAAAAACAATGGACAAGTTTCAGGAAGTTTTAGCAAACATAGCGAAAAAGCGGGCGGCAAATCCACAGCCGACAGGAACTACGCCGAGCAGCAAAGCAAATTCGGAACGACCATTCAGGTCTAACAGAAATTCCAGGGCGAATTACTGGAAGCGGGAACTTAATAAAAATATTCCGCCGCTGTTTCGGTCTGCTCATATTCGCAATATCTCAAAGCAATTAATTGCTGATGTTGACACAAAAAAGCCAGAGCAAGGCTTATTGTTTTGGGGCAAAGCGGGCGTTGGCAAGAGCTATGTCGCCTGTGCTTTGCTTCGCCGGTTTATTTGCCAAAGACGCAAAACATCAACAGAGCGAGTATCTTTTGAAATGCTTTGCTTAAAACTCCGCAGCACATTCAGCGGTAAAGACGCAAGCGAACTCAATATCTTATC
The Candidatus Micrarchaeia archaeon DNA segment above includes these coding regions:
- a CDS encoding AP2 domain-containing protein — translated: MKTIPLTQNKFALVDDADYAELSKHKWHVRKIRNKFYAVRAIWNPKGVISFSMHREILGLKKGDRKLVDHRDDNGLNNQRSNIRTCSVSQNAMNKLSNAGSSSKYKGVCWDKWSKKWRASIMIAGKGVFLGNFKTELEAAKTYDDAAREHFGEFAKTNFSIENFTPKSALKN
- a CDS encoding HD domain-containing protein; this encodes MNTQVKEKIESLLLSTQRQGITKLVDYLRDSDFFVAPASSRFHGCYEGGLAEHSLAVYVIMVDFLEKINLAEISAPGQQSLSCDSNSISIACLLHDVCKIGAYLPNDKGGYKTNREHPKGHATLSIERIKQYIELTPAEEMMIRYHMGVYGCNEFYKPDDSQSGEYPLRGDNTKSKEERYGNSLANAWYHNPICKLLYFCDELATLRDKATK
- a CDS encoding recombinase RecT translates to MSTPNELAKTTEQPKSQLETIKSGLMSQGAISLFKDNLPNAMGKQAEEMAKRFAKMTYTAICQNPTLQGCTVNSIVKAASIAASLDLDIDTRGLAYLVPFRNNKANTTEAQFQIGYMGLIELAYRSGKVKAISAHCIYESEKDAVKISRIDGQFSVEHPFSYTPPTGKMIAVYATAEIDGLGSQTTVLRADEVEKFRKISKAPNSPAWANHYEAMCKKTAIRQLAKFLPKSILEDFSRGAAIDEKETFVEAEAAAVEHIDQSAGSKPIDAAFEENTGTENTEQSKQPQEPQDDTPPQKMAYYCSACDIEFATPKLKKCPNCGATTYVKQY
- a CDS encoding NUMOD4 motif-containing HNH endonuclease; its protein translation is MKELWRDIKGFEGAYQISNRGRLKSFKFIKLGRILSNKNGKGGYLSVVLQCNGKIRCTRLHRLVAEAFIPNSKNKDEVNHIDGNKQNNYVENLEWVTKSENVLHAIKRNPNIIAGINHYNQSIRPKPIWQFTLDGEFIAKHTNSAEAQKATGVCYRNILQVASQDEYKPGLTRKQAGGFVWKYSKKPKVAI
- a CDS encoding ATP-binding protein yields the protein MDKFQEVLANIAKKRAANPQPTGTTPSSKANSERPFRSNRNSRANYWKRELNKNIPPLFRSAHIRNISKQLIADVDTKKPEQGLLFWGKAGVGKSYVACALLRRFICQRRKTSTERVSFEMLCLKLRSTFSGKDASELNILSPLLTCDLLVLEDLGTSKSIGVSESDFSLRTVLALIDSRIENCLPTIITTNKSVENLAASFDDRIASRLSGFKIIKIDGADKRAKL